ctacatatttgctttatatgcgcattgaaggacatatcctgatcaaaaatgactccaagatttctcacagtattactagaggtcagggtaatgccatccagagtaaggatttggttagacaccatgtttctaagatttgtggggccaagtacaataacttcagttttatctgaatttaaagcaggaaattagaggtcatccatgtctttatgtctgtaagacaatcctgcagtttaactaattggtgtgtgtcctctggcttcatggacagataaagctgggtatcatctgcctaacaatgaaaatttaagcaatgctttctaataatactgcctaagggaagcatgtataaagtgaataaaattggtcctagcacagaaccttgtggaactccataattaaccttagtctgtgaagaagactccccatttacatgaacaaattgtaatctattagataaatatgattcaaaccaccacagtgcagtgcctttaatacctatgacatgctctaatctctgtaataaaattttatggtcaacagtatcaaaaacagtATTTGGTGTCATGTTCTCGATCTCAGAAACTGTAATTTTGGCAACAATTTGTGGACTAAATTATGAATAGATTAGTTATGGAAATATTAGATTCATCATTAACGAAAGAGCAGGGAAAAGAATAAAAGTCACAAAGAAGTAAATAATTCAGCAGTGTCTCTATTGGGATGTTGCCATTTTACATTATGTGCTTAAGAAAGTGATTATTGGATCTGTGTGCCTACATAACTGTCTCCTTCACTTCAGCTGTTTTAACTGAAGTAAGTGCACCATGACACTGTACAAAGAACTCAATGGGCATAATAATCCAAAATTAGTACATGATGCAGCTGCAGTTCAACTTCCATCATGTGGCTCTAAAGGACGATGAAATTAATGAGTGAAGTTATGGGATGGCCTCTCCCTGACACGCATGTGGAAAAGACCATTAGTGTGACTCAGTGGGTCACATCGAGGTGAACTGCCTGACTCGGAGCATAACTTTCAGTTCAGAAATCCTCAAACTGATGATGACAACACTCCATTTCAGAGTCAACAACATTCAACATGACCCCaagtcaaaacatttttttttcctgaaaactgCTGAAATTTACACTCACTGGCAACTTCAACTGCTTCTTAAAACAAACGTCTAATCAGCCAATCAAGTGCCAGAAACCCAAAGCATTAAGGCATGTAGACATGGTAAAGATGATCCggtgaagttcaaaccaagcatcaggaGGAGGAAGGAGGTGATTTAAGttgctttgaatgtggcatggttgttgtttTCCACAAACTGCTTctactgggtgttcatacacaACCATCTGTAGTAGGGTCTACAGAGACTGAtccaaaaaaaagatgaaaaatccAGTGAGAAGCAATTCTTTTCTTATTAACACTCCCAGCcagatggtggcagtaatgcagctGCCATTCTGCCAACCATAATACATCACAAAAGCATTgtggctagttagcatgctaatacTTTAGTCTGGGATGATAGTACTGAATGCCATATACATATGAGTGGCACGTGAAAATCACACCGCCACTCATGTTACCCCAGTGTCTAGAACAGGGGAATTCAACTCTTTCCAGAAGGGGCCaagtgggtgcaggttttctttgcaaccacccactccaccagatgatttaactgattaagtgattccatctgctcaaagtgatgttaatcagtgaaatcacctggtggagtgggtggtagcaaagaaaacctgcacccttttggccccatctggaatgagttgaatactcCTGGTGCAGATGTACAATACAGGAAGAAGTGATCAGATAAGCTGTCTCAACCTGCGctaacagaggaacagaaggacacTTCACATTCCCATTCAGATGCTGCCGGTAATGTAGTTGTCGGCTTGGCAACCACCATAAATCTTCATATAAGAAGAAGTGTTGTGGCTAATTAgcatgctaataataataatgattttatTCCAGACTCAAgagtacatacatacatgataTGTACTTTGTCTGAGATATCATACCTAATTCTATGTAACTATGAGGCGCACGTGAAAATTACTCCCCTATGTTATTCCAGGGTCTACACAGATGACACAGAACAAAAATCACAACCATCGGATAAGCCATACTGGCGTGATGCAGGatcagatggatggacggacatcTGGCGAGTTACAGTATGGATGACCATTTAccagggatgagattggcaaattcaattttcagaggaaaataagccagggtccaggggccgcaggcCCCGGCGGGTcccaaagcatttttgctgttttaaaacatgtaaattgcactaaaatgatattaaaaactactataaatgccaggtgttcatatctataattcaaactgtaaacccttactaagaccatctactgtacatgtgtatttttgtgaccaaaatattttttcataactagacttacttgattttcagcattctccactttcagcatggcacacttgtcaacaaacatacatgtaagggTGGGAGAAAGGAAAGGGCGGGAGAAATGCAcatataacctttgcgctgattggccataagctttgtaataaccaatgaaaacgtaCGTAAGTAACAGCTTCGACTGCGCTTCAATACCGTCTcagtttttatgatttgttggagggaaaactaccgaatattggaagttgaaagactacacagttacctcccttacactacatgctcattgtgcacctacttcatactggtcactgatcagcacagcgttacttccgcgttcggctgactgacggactgatcgaacttgctgcgtcggcgataacaaacaaagaccactcagtgttctgaatagatgacaattttattaaacaaagctACTCCTggcattaaatttttttttgcattcttaccccccccctaaaattttctcaacggatttggacgtttcacaaaatcgacccccgggactgtcaaatccgcggaaaaatctcatccctgatTTACCTGTTACCAATTCTGAAAATACGACACTTAACAGACCCAAGAGAAGTGGATGAATGTTAGTGCAGTTGAAAATTTTAGCATTGCTCCTACCTTGGACACGGTGGCTCGCACACGCTCAGTTTCAGCCTGGGCCTGTTGGAGCTCCTGCCTCAGCACGGTCAGCTCCACCTCCAGTTGGTCTCTCTCAGCGTGGGCTGTCTTCACTAAGCTCTGCAACTCAGTGCTATCACTTGCACTCTGCATGGCCTTCAGCTCAGCCAGCTTTTGCCTTTCGTAGTCCACCTGGGCCTTCAGTCTACCGTTTTCCAGCCGGAGACAGTCTGCTATCGCCCTTTGTTCTTCTGCAGTCTGTGCTGCCTGGCTCCCAGCCTGGATTTCTCTGCACAGCTGGGTCTGCAGCCTGTCTATCTCTTCTCTGAAGCAGCAAACCTGGCCCTTGGTCTCCTGGTGTTCATGCTCCAGAGCACGAAGGCTGCCTGTCAGCTGTTGCTGGATGCCCACAAGCTTTTCCCGTTCAAAGCGTGAGCTTTCCACCAGTTCTGCATATCTCTGCTCCAGCTCAGCCAGCCGTGGCCCCTGAGTGCCCAGCTCCTCTTCCTTTTGGGCTTGAACCTGGAGTTGTTCCTGAAGTCGGTTGGCCAGCGCTTCGTTCTTTTGGGACAAGAGCTCCATGCGTTCTCTCTGCTGTTGAAGCGAGGTCTGCAAGAGACGCTTCTCCTGGGCCATACGTTCGTTCTCAGCTGTCAGCTCCTGCATGACTTGTTGTTGATCCGCCAGCTCCTGCAGAGTTGCCTGGAGCTCCTCGGCTGTACTATGGTGGCTTTCCTCCAGCTTGTGCATCTGTTCTGTTAGGCGCTGTACTGACGCATCCTGTTCCCTCCCACTGCTTACAGCTTCACCACTGACACCACTACTCATTGAATCTGAACGTGATGGGACCTTTTCAAACTCTGAGAAGACAGGTGATGGCGAGTCCTTGCTGACATCAGAGTTGGAGGAGACTGAGGCATTAACTGGGCAGGAAGAAGATGGAAGATCACCCTGCTGTGGAGGAGAAGAGCTGGAGTCTGATGACAGGCCATTCACCAAAGGCTTAGAGAGGCTGCTGCCATTTGTACTAGAGACAGGAGAAGGTTCCAAGCAAAGCACCTTTTCTTTAAGTACCTGGTTCTCCTCCCTGAGGAATGCAAGCTCTCTCTGAAACTTGCCATTCTTCTCCCTTAGCTCTCCAACTAGTAAAATTGCTTCTGCTACCTGATTCTGTTCTTGATCGGCAGCGGAGTCTTTGCGTGTGCCTGAAGTGGGGGAATTTAAAGTGGAAATGGATGAGGTTTTACTCTTACAATGCTGCAACTCCATCCTGAGGTTGCTGATTTCCAAGTCTTTAGCTTTGGCCTCTGCCAAAAGCTCCTTGACCTGGCACTCAAGAATCCCCTTTTCGTGGCCCTCTGTGTCTGCTCGGGACTTGGCTGAATTACGTGTCTGCTTTGCCACAGTGGAAAGGCTAGAGGTGCTGACGCTAGAAACCACTCTCTTCGTACTGGAGCTCCTCATCTGGTCCCTAAGGAAAATGCGGTCTTTGGATATGGTGGAGGGGATTTCTCTTGGTGTTGGAATTCCAGACTTTTTCGCTGCTtgggaaaaaaggaaaagaaagtaCATATATGTTCAGAGTGTTTCTGTAAATTTCATATtttgcatattatatatatatatacacacacacacacacacacacacacacacacacacacacttgaagtTATCCCCAAAGTACCAACAGTAATATACTGTTGTGATTTGTGATATGACAGCTAAAGAAAATGTTCCACTCAGTTCTCCCAACCACATATAGGAAGAACCcatgtgtcctgtccagggtgaaccccacctctagCACTATGACTCAGGCACTCCCACCACCCGtgatccttgattggagtaagtgggtattcaGCATGAATGAGTGAATATAAGAAAAATCAACCCAGAAGCCATTGCCTCAAcatccagttgtttttttttttttgctgataaaTGCACTTCCGGTAGTATTAATATAGTGACAGTTTATGCTTAGCAGTGCCTTtctaatgcactttattttgtaAATACTTTTagcgtttattattattatatagtcTGTCATCACAGAGGAGCGCATAAATTTCAGGAATATGACAGTCccacaactgaaaaaaaaaaactattgctgTGAGGACTGTTCCTTGCAGTGGAAATCTACTCTGGAAACTGGTGTGTCTCGTGGAGAAAGTCGCACAAGTTGATTCTGATTTTGAAAGTGTGACCTCAAAAAGTTGGAGAGAAAGCGACAGTGGGTGAAGACAGCAGACAGCTCTGTTCGTGATCTCAATGGAAGAGCTGTGACGTGGACGTGGGACTTGAAATGGTGATCACCCATTCATGTTAGTGATGTTACCTGCTTATTGACTGTGGAAGGgcaaataaataatcaatcaaaTGTGATGATAGCTATCAGACGTTTACTGGCCAGCAAGTGGAACTCACAGACCTTGGAAGCACTGAAGTGGACGACGACATTGATTACATACAAAACTGCAGAATGATattctacatggctgctgtgtgctaAAACAGGAGAAGTAAGGTCAGTGGGATGAAGCTGTCtttcagggtatgtatttattactactttCTGAAAACACCGCAGGTTACAAATGAGCCCAAGACAAAAGTATGTTTATTGGCCAATTTCAGAATATTCAGGCAAAAACAAATAGTGCGCCTCCTATGGTGGTATGTAAGTATCTACATGCAGCAGAGTGAATTCTGACAGAAGCCTCACAAGCCTGAAATCAGATTTGAAGTGCAAATGTACTCTGAAACAAGCAAACAAGACGCTACAACAAGTTCCTTTTGGATGAACAGATTCAGGCTTCTTGGATACCAAGAAAGTTTGTGAAGTCCAAATTCTGAAGATGATTTAGGAAAACGAAACTATAATAATGATTTAGGAAAACTAAACTATAATAAGTAACTGGAGagagaaaaatatatattttttttaacctcatgTAGGCCAAGTAACCCTGTCCTAATCTGGACACTGACACCAGTTGGAAGCATTTTTTTCACAGCATGTGATGACTAAGTGAATACACTGTGCCACAGTTACAGTTGCATTATTCAGCATTTTCATGCTGCTGGTCACTGAAGCCTGTTCACACATTGTTCTCTATTTGAACAAAAAAGCAGCTGCCTGGCACTGTTTGTCTGTGATCATTCATTGCTGCGTTCAAAAGGCGTCGTTGTTGGCCGCTGCGTCAAGCCTTTTCCAGACTTTCCCAAATGCGAAGAGTGTGATCGCAGTTCGGCGTGAACtcctttttattgtttgttttcccATCATCAGCAAACAGTAACATGGACACAAGGGAGTTGCTTGTTTCAAAAGATGACAATGGTCTCTGTGCACATGGTGTGTTTGGGCACAAAACAGAATGCTACATCTCGTGCACATTCATCATTAACCAAACTCActgacatgtacaaccccaattccaatgaagttgggacgttgtgtaaaatgtaaataaaaacagaatacaatgatttgcaaatcctcttcaacctatattcaattgaatacactacaaagacaagatatttaatgttcaaactgataaacttcattgtttttgtgtaaatatttgctcattttgaaatggatgcctgcgacacattttaaaaaagctgggacagtggtatgtttaccactgtgttacatcaccttttcttctaacaacactcaataagcgtttgggaactgaggacactaattgttgaagctttgtaggtggaattctttcccattcttgcttgatgtacaacttcagtccagggtctctgtcgtattttgtgcttcacaatgcgccacatattttcaatgggcgacaggtctggactgcaggcagggcagtcaagtacccgcactcttttactacgaagccacgctgttgtaacacgtgcagaatgtggcttgtcattgtcttgctgaaataagcagggacgtccctgaaaaagacattgcttggatggcagcatgtgttgctccaaaacctggatgtatctttcagcattgatggtgccatcacagatgtgtaagttgtccatgccatgggcactaacacccccccacaccatcacagatgctggcttttgaactttgtgctggtaacaatctggatggtgtttttcctcttttgtccagaggacacgatgtccatgatttccaaaaacaatctgaaatgtggattcatcagaccacagcacacttttccactttgtgtccatttcaaatgagctcgggcccagagaagacagcggagtttttggatgttgttgatgtatggcttttgctttgcatggttaagttttaacttacacttgtagatgtagcgacgaactgtgttaactgacaatggttttctgaagtgttcctgagcccacacggtaagatcctttacacaatgtcgttttttaatgcagtgccacctgagggattgaaggtcacagccattcaatgttggttttcagctgcttacgtgtagaaagttctccagattctctgaatcttctaattatatgatggactgtagatgatggaatccctaaattcattgtaagtgaacgttgagaaacactgttcttaaattgttggactattttttcacacagttgttcacaaagtgatgatcctcatcccatctttgcttgtgaacagctgagccttttgaggatgctccttttatacccattcatgagtgtcctcagttcccaaaaacttattgagtgttgttagaaggaaaggtgatggaacccaggtggtaaacataccactgtcccagctttattgaaacatgttgcaggcatccatttcaaaataagcaaatatttgcacaaaaacaatgaagtttatcagtttaaatatcttgtcgtgtggtgtattcaattgaatataggttgaagaggatttgcaaatcattgtattctgtttttatttacattttacacaacgtcctaacttcactggaactggggttgtatgtgGAGACTGACTACACGTTACTCAGAGAAACGTGCATACATCATGCAAATTCATTCTACAGAAAAattatccaggtcagaatgcaaATCCTCTGCCCCTGTAGGATCTTTAACTCGATCACTGATAAGAACTTTGCACAGAGATCCTCTTAGACTAATATCAGCTGCCAGCAATGGCAAAATTTTTGGTTAAATATCTGTTTAGCACTCctgtttttttgcacctgtgaCTGAAAAACTGAGGTATTCTGAGCAGTAGAATAAGTGCACTCCTCTGTTTAAACAAAAACCTACTATTTGTTGGACTGGGACAATAAAGATgaagtctaattttttttttttttttttttttgcgatgaAGTGTATTTTAAAGATGAAGTATCTggtccaaggatacagacaagAAGAATACACCTGGAATTAAACCCTGGTGGAACTGGTAGCCCAAATACCGTATTGTGAAGCAAATAAGAGTCTGTGACTCCCCTTGGATAGAATGCCTGTCTGTCACATGTTACTTCCTAAGTCAAAGCCACTTCCCATTTATAGTTGGGTGGACTGGGGCGATAAAGTATTTTATCCAAGGATATAGCCAGGTAGCATAACCAGGAACTGAACCCAGGCTTACATATCTGTAGTCCAACTCCTATACGACTGACCTTTCTGCATTGTAACCTATAGAATGACAGTTTTAAATGTGTGGATTCCCatctaaatttaaaaaaagaagaaaaaaaaaaacacagtttgacTCTAAAAGAAAGTTTGAAAATTGCTGAACTGTTCCCTGACTCAAGGACTGTCTTCACAAAGTTTGTTCATAATCAGTACTCTGGTTTTGAAGTTATCGCATCAAGAGAGAAACACATACGCATTTAGTGTGCCTACAGCTTGAATGACTGAAACAGCTATACAGTAATAAGAGAGGAAGCACAGGGACCTTAAAAAGATggactttctttttcttcttaaaaaGGATTCTGAATCATCAAACACCTATGTTAAGGAACCATGTgattccataaactcttcccaggtgtctgttAATGTCAAAGGCAGAGAACTCAAAGACATAAGCAAATCTGTCCAGATGGTTGCTTATTAAAAATAAGAACAGACTTCAGATCTGCCTGGGTCACAGCCCATGGGAGGCAGACGTGACAATGCGCAGAGTACGTACTGTTAAACAATTTTGTCCGGGTTTGTGAAGAGACCGGGTGACTCAAAATCATTTCCCAGTTTGAAAAAGTACATAGTAAAGAAACAAAGACTTCATCTTTATTTGTCCACTAAAGCTGAAGAGCCGACAAGAGACATTTAAGCTCCAGTTGCTGGAATAGACGACCACTAAAGCCCCTTTTCACACCGGGCATATGCTGTGTATCTaataacgcaggaatgtctgAGTCAGTTGCTCACAGCAGGAGGAAgagcagactgcctggacatgcagatggagtttatacactggaaaaagtcagaatacattatttccaggagttaatgttcTTTATTACTGGTTTCTCTTATCCAATTTCTCTTCTGGTTTatcgtttttcctgtgctgcgctgcaggtgtgcgctctgatgtgtgttctagtttatatttcttcttgtgcagcactgcaggtgtgcgctctgatttctcttgcagtttagatttcttcttgtgcagcgctgcaggtgtgtgctGTTTTCTGTTAAAGTTTAGATTTTTTCTTGTGCAgctctgcaggtgtgcactctgatttctgttaaagtttagatttcttcttgtgcagcgctgcaggtgtgcgctctgatttctcttctagttttgaTTTtgtcttgtgcagcgctgcaagtgtggactctgatttctcttctagtttagatttcttcttgtgcagcgctgcaggtgtgtgctctgatttctcagcgctgcaggtgtgcgctctgatttctgttaaagTTCATCAATCTTTCTGTGACCGCGGAGCTGCAGCCGACTTTctgtgtcctgtgctcgacgcagaaaaaaattaaacatttgaatTTTTGGCATTGCCCTTTGCATCCCTCACGGCACTGTGGCGTTAGGCTACATCAACTTGGCACTAGTTTGCATCAACTTGGCATCGtcatgacgcaactcgaagcagacctggtgtgaaaggggctttaaggcAATCTCTAAAACCCCTTTCACATCGggtctgcttcgagttgcttctcgTGCAGCATCATGACGATGCAGAaatgtctgtgtcaggtgcgcgcagcaggtgaGAACGACGCAGAGGAGAACCTGCAGACGGTttgtgtgctctgatttctcttctagtttgtaTGTCttgtgtgctgagctgcaggtctgtgctctgagttctgtcaTAGTTTATCTTCTCTGACCGCGAGCTGCGTCCGCGCGTGTGTGCGAACAAACCATCCGTGcgaaaatgtggagatgtctggagttatgctgtattttgtggacatgtcctgtctctggcaatcagtctgtgagcaggactttggaCTTTATCTAAAAAGcaattgtgagagaatttaaggtgagagcgagcagctgcagctaggctgcaatcagcatttttttttttctgtgctctttttgaacgTGTagttttcactgcattgtgtacatggtataaaaacaatcctgcatgatcgggaacaatggaacaggaGGATTCATAAATTGGTgttgggtaacgttgtattgtgagggtgtggcttccagtcacgttgagtaccgttgctTTGCCCCGATATGCactgaaaccacttcctttctgcgtcctgtggtcgatgcagaaaaaattaaccgtttaatttttggcgtccgatttgcttcgtcctttgcgtccctcacgctattgtggcattgagctacatcgtctctgcACTAGGTTGCtaccacgtggcgtcgtcatgacgccgcaactcgaagtgggcccactgtgaaaggggcttatgaCTGTGATTGTTCTGGGTAGGTCTCATGGCAAAGGCTTTAAGTGCACAAATAGGAAATTAAGCAGCACTGCAAATTGTTGTTTTTTAGTCAATTCTCACATTTTACATACATTCTAATTAATTAACACTGGGTATGGAAATCAACATGTACTTCATATAGAAACTGCTTATTGTGCTCCTTGACCCCCCCTActcaccaaaataccaaaatagaGCAACTATCCtaatatttttgtttttagaaAAACCTTCAATTGTATGTATGGAAACACAGACTGAAATATCCAAGGTTAAGTGGTTAAGTGAAAATTAAATGTTATACAGGCCTGTTCACGTTCAGCCCCATTTACTGCAACATCTGAGGAGCACTAAAATTGAAAAAGGGAAATGAGAGAGAAGTTAAACTGCTCACTGAGGAGCTTTCACCCTCTAGTAGAGAATAAATTCCCAAGCAATCGGAGAAGACAAGTTTTTATTGACAGCAAAGTACAAATAATGTGAAACAGCTTTAGAGAAAATCCCTCTCCATTAAGGAAGAGGATGTTTCTGAGAGCCACAGGAACCGTTTTATCTTCCCTCTTTTCCAGCACAAAGAAATGTTTGTAATGGCTATCACAGAAAGCTCCTTATTTAATTGTGCCTGTTAATAATTTTCAATGCAATTTTCATGGTTGCAGCTAACAAGTGTATTCATTATGAATTAATCTGACATTTATGTTTCAATTAATTGTTGATTAGAAAATGCCAGAAAGACTACAAACCTGTGAGTAAGTTCACAAAATGATAACTCCCCATTTACCATACTAGTACTAGTTGGTTGCACAACAGTGGTAGTAAAGCTTTTGTGAAGAAACACCAGAATTACCTGGTCAGGTTCTGTACCGAAGAGCCCAATAGATCTGTTTATACATGTATTTGACAAATATCACATAATAACAAAACCCTATTTTATGCCCTTGAAGACATCAGATCAGAATGATTTTCCTTCTTGTAGATCATTGTATGATGTGCAAGCATTGTgtgaaatttcactgaaatccaccaacTGGTTCAGTAAGtgttacacataaaaaaaaatcagtacgaTATCAGTTAAACACAAAGGTCCAATTATCTCCCATTTACGATGTCAAACCAGAATTATttttcttcatgcacatcttcatacggTGTACTACCATTGTGTGAAAACAAGTCAACTCTGGGAGCATGCGCCGATGCACCCATCTCCACATCCACCACAACACCCAACCActttgggtcttggatggcaccACCAAGGTAGACAACTGATCCAttgccacctctcaaaagtaaccatccatctatTAATTATTAAGTATTAATGGACAATTCTATATTTCTTCCATTAAAGTGGTTATAACTGGTGCTTTGTCCAGCAGGAGTGTGGTTAAAATAAATATTAGGACTATTTAACCACCAATGTTACAGGAAAAGATAAAACAATGTGGAAATtgatctagaccaggggtgggcactcATGTGCCATGAAAGGCAGaaacactgcagattttccttgctaccaatcacctcagcaggtgatttcattgacgatcaggtgtttatgttcaggggagaagctcatcagcaactcacttgctgaggtgattggttgcaagaaaaacctgcagtgtctcggcccaagttgcccacccctgatctagaccCTGACAAGAAGGCCTTGAAATCCATTACCTCCTGGTATATCAAGTTAACAAATACTGGGATGGTCACATCATCTTGGGCCTCTTGTCAGGTCTTACCGATAAAGACATTAAATTTCAGATGACCATTTTCAATATAACGCATTTTAGTAGATAAAATCAGTCAGTCTGGTATATTTGTAGTTAGAAGTAAGACCTATATAGGCCCTTGGTTCTGTTCCTATGAATTCTCTGGATTCCGTAGCATCAAGTGGATTAccatctatgactccccctggatgggacacaagCCTA
This genomic window from Thalassophryne amazonica chromosome 9, fThaAma1.1, whole genome shotgun sequence contains:
- the specc1 gene encoding cytospin-B isoform X3, whose protein sequence is MGNQTGRQEETESAAKKSGIPTPREIPSTISKDRIFLRDQMRSSSTKRVVSSVSTSSLSTVAKQTRNSAKSRADTEGHEKGILECQVKELLAEAKAKDLEISNLRMELQHCKSKTSSISTLNSPTSGTRKDSAADQEQNQVAEAILLVGELREKNGKFQRELAFLREENQVLKEKVLCLEPSPVSSTNGSSLSKPLVNGLSSDSSSSPPQQGDLPSSSCPVNASVSSNSDVSKDSPSPVFSEFEKVPSRSDSMSSGVSGEAVSSGREQDASVQRLTEQMHKLEESHHSTAEELQATLQELADQQQVMQELTAENERMAQEKRLLQTSLQQQRERMELLSQKNEALANRLQEQLQVQAQKEEELGTQGPRLAELEQRYAELVESSRFEREKLVGIQQQLTGSLRALEHEHQETKGQVCCFREEIDRLQTQLCREIQAGSQAAQTAEEQRAIADCLRLENGRLKAQVDYERQKLAELKAMQSASDSTELQSLVKTAHAERDQLEVELTVLRQELQQAQAETERVRATVSKVETKCQQIQEQAEKKEQELTSHVSSLEEAGVQAENQVKDLKETIFELEDQVEQQRAVNLHTNQTVLDMENLVKKVEDQKAEADRQLKVLTRQMKEEKEEWRRFQADLQTAVVVANDIKVEAQQEIRSLRRQLLEEQDRSAKLTSELEALQGVRSQGNEVKVSVSDSDTSRHWCGVSLIQTTPTDASVDAASGPGATVKSLIKSFDNVEQNGPSHTVQIHLSPRSPLSGIPVRTAPAAAVSPIQRHSHIKPLSKSLEKRISREFPHHHDKLLVGGEDLKPNSLMRKSPSLESVIKTPASLSSHTSFSYNRANSKLSVERKDPLAALAQEYGGSKRNALLKWCQKKTEGYPNIDLTNFSSSWSDGLAFCALLHTYLPAHIPYQELKSQDKVRNLTLAFQAAQSVGIKPSLDIEELMKTDRPDWQSVMQYVSQVYKYFET
- the specc1 gene encoding cytospin-B isoform X4; translated protein: MGNQTGRQEETESAKKSGIPTPREIPSTISKDRIFLRDQMRSSSTKRVVSSVSTSSLSTVAKQTRNSAKSRADTEGHEKGILECQVKELLAEAKAKDLEISNLRMELQHCKSKTSSISTLNSPTSGTRKDSAADQEQNQVAEAILLVGELREKNGKFQRELAFLREENQVLKEKVLCLEPSPVSSTNGSSLSKPLVNGLSSDSSSSPPQQGDLPSSSCPVNASVSSNSDVSKDSPSPVFSEFEKVPSRSDSMSSGVSGEAVSSGREQDASVQRLTEQMHKLEESHHSTAEELQATLQELADQQQVMQELTAENERMAQEKRLLQTSLQQQRERMELLSQKNEALANRLQEQLQVQAQKEEELGTQGPRLAELEQRYAELVESSRFEREKLVGIQQQLTGSLRALEHEHQETKGQVCCFREEIDRLQTQLCREIQAGSQAAQTAEEQRAIADCLRLENGRLKAQVDYERQKLAELKAMQSASDSTELQSLVKTAHAERDQLEVELTVLRQELQQAQAETERVRATVSKVETKCQQIQEQAEKKEQELTSHVSSLEEAGVQAENQVKDLKETIFELEDQVEQQRAVNLHTNQTVLDMENLVKKVEDQKAEADRQLKVLTRQMKEEKEEWRRFQADLQTAVVVANDIKVEAQQEIRSLRRQLLEEQDRSAKLTSELEALQGVRSQGNEVKVSVSDSDTSRHWCGVSLIQTTPTDASVDAASGPGATVKSLIKSFDNVEQNGPSHTVQIHLSPRSPLSGIPVRTAPAAAVSPIQRHSHIKPLSKSLEKRISREFPHHHDKLLVGGEDLKPNSLMRKSPSLESVIKTPASLSSHTSFSYNRANSKLSVERKDPLAALAQEYGGSKRNALLKWCQKKTEGYPNIDLTNFSSSWSDGLAFCALLHTYLPAHIPYQELKSQDKVRNLTLAFQAAQSVGIKPSLDIEELMKTDRPDWQSVMQYVSQVYKYFET